CAGGGAGATCCCCCGGGTTTCAGGTACTTTCAGTAATACCCATATCAGTTGCAGCACCATCATGAAGGCAAAGAAGGCAAATATGGGCCAGGGGTTTTCCCGGAAGACACCTCTTTCGGAATCCAAAAAAACAGGAGTGATCAACGTAATGAGGGCAGCAAAGACCCAATGTATACTCGCACCGAAAGACTGGCCTTTCGCCCGGATACCGGTTGGGAATATTTCCGAAATAAAGACCCAGATAACCGTGCCTTGTCCGATAGCGTGCGATGCGCAGAACAACAACAAAAAGACCAGCAGGACCATGGATCCGGCGTGAGTATAGAAACTCCACGCAACCATTACAAGGCTTATAATGTATCCGAATGAGCCGATAATAAGTAATTTTTTCCGGCCCAGCTTATCGATAAGGTATAATCCTAAAAAAGTAAAAATGATGTTTATTCCGCCAAGCAGGATGGAGTTCATTAAGGAGTCTCTAGCTGCCAATCCGGATCGTTCCAGAATCTCGGGAGCATAGTAGAGAATAAAATTAATACCCGACCACTGATTGAAAAAAGCGATGAAGAAAGCCAACCACAGGATACGTTTGTACCGGGGGATAAAAAGGGAAGATTTTTTACGCTTCATTTGTTCCCTGATATGGTTTGCAATGGTTTGAACCTCTTCTTTCGGATGATTAATCCCTAGCCGGGTAATTATTTCTTCAGCTTCTCCCTCCCTGTTTTTCATCACCAGCCATCTTGGACTTTCGGGAACAAAGATTACCAGCAGTGCGTAAACAAGAGAAGGTATAATCATAACACCCAGCATCCAACGCCAATCGTTTGCTCCGTCAAATCCCTTTAAAAAATAATTTGAAATATATGCTATCAGCAAACCAAATACAATGTTGAACTGATACATTCCGGTAAGCTTTCCCCTGTTTGCCGGAGTAGAAATTTCCGATATATAGATGGGGGCCACAACAGAAGATATTCCGATCCCCAATCCCCCGATAAATCGAAAGAAAGAAAAAGAATAGGGGTTTGTAGCCAATGCCGTTCCTATTGTTGATAAGCTGAACAAGATCCCGACGCTGAGCAATACTTTTTTTCTTCCGAATTTTTCCGTGGGAAACCCACCGAAAATTGCTCCGATCACGGTGCCCCATAAAGCCATGGACATGATAAAAAATCCATGAAATAGTGGGGAGGTGTTCCACAGTTCCTTAATGGGTAAATTGGCTCCGGAAATGACAACCGTGTCAAACCCAAAAATGAAACCGGCCAAGGCAGCTATAAGGGAAATACCGGTTAAATTAATTCTCTTTTCAGAAACTACTGTATTTAGGTTTTGCATACATCACTAATTTAAGTTTGTCCGTTAAGGTTTGATACCGATTGTTGCAATTTCATGGGGTTTTAACTGTACAGATAGGGTTGTACCTTGTAAGGCAGGTGAAGATACACCTTGGAGGGGCATTTCTATCAGGTTCAGCCTTCGTGCCGATGTTGCCGCAACGGGTAGATTAATAGTGGCGGTTGTTGCTTTTCCTTCAGTTTCCACCATTCTGATTATAAGTTCATTGCCCTCTTCGGATTGTTTGATGCCTGTTATTGCTATGTTGGGCTGGGCTACGGAGAAGAACGATTTTTCCTCGGGTTGTGTGGCGTGGTCTTTTATCAGAGCCAGCGAGGGAGGCTCT
This portion of the Petrimonas sulfuriphila genome encodes:
- a CDS encoding sugar porter family MFS transporter; this translates as MQNLNTVVSEKRINLTGISLIAALAGFIFGFDTVVISGANLPIKELWNTSPLFHGFFIMSMALWGTVIGAIFGGFPTEKFGRKKVLLSVGILFSLSTIGTALATNPYSFSFFRFIGGLGIGISSVVAPIYISEISTPANRGKLTGMYQFNIVFGLLIAYISNYFLKGFDGANDWRWMLGVMIIPSLVYALLVIFVPESPRWLVMKNREGEAEEIITRLGINHPKEEVQTIANHIREQMKRKKSSLFIPRYKRILWLAFFIAFFNQWSGINFILYYAPEILERSGLAARDSLMNSILLGGINIIFTFLGLYLIDKLGRKKLLIIGSFGYIISLVMVAWSFYTHAGSMVLLVFLLLFCASHAIGQGTVIWVFISEIFPTGIRAKGQSFGASIHWVFAALITLITPVFLDSERGVFRENPWPIFAFFAFMMVLQLIWVLLKVPETRGISLEALSKKLIPDK